tgttcaatgacgatttgtattatgagtttcgtgttttgatgaaccgaagtttgtttggagtcccagatgagatcatggacatgacgaggagtctcgaactggtcgagacataaagattgatagattggaaggttgcattcggacaccggaatggttcaggttgttcggatgagtttcggagtaccggacccccccccctcgggaagttattgggcctcatgggcctattggtggaagagaggaggccggccagggagtggcgccccccctagcccaaaccgaattggactaggtttggggggcggcccccctttccttctctcctcctcgttcttccctccttctcctactaggaataggaaagaggaggggaatcttacttggactagggagtcctagtaggattccccacacctggcgcgcgccccttgggccggccacctcttccctcccctcctttatatacgtgtccagggagcaccccatagagacacaagttgatcttttatccgtgtgtggtgccctcctccatagttacacacctcggtcatatcattgtagtgcttaggtgaagccctgcgttgttaacttcatcatcatcatcaccacgccgtcgtgctgacggaactctccctcggcctcaactggatcaagagttcgagggacgtcatcgagctgaacgtgtgctgatcgcggaggtgccatgcattcggtacttggatcggttggatcgcgaagacgttcgactacatcaaccgcgttacaaaatgcttccgctttcagtctacaagggtacgtagacacactcttccctctcgttgctatgcatctcctagatagatcttgcgtaggtaaattttttgaaatactgcgtttccCAACAGCAATGTCGTTGCTACTTAACCTGGCCAAAGTGTCCTCCTGCGACACTATGGATATTGGCCCAATCCCAGGCTCGACCCCGATCATGAGGCCATCGTCTTCACCTATCTTCATCTGCATCGGCATTTGAAtcatgtgttgttgttgttgctgctggtgGTGGTCATGGTGGTAGAACGACACCAATGGTTGTGGTAGGGTAGCCATATTCTGGTAGTGGTGGTTCCCAAAGTAGTGGTCGTTCATCATCGGGAGCACCGCACTATCCATCATTGACGATATGGCCCAGCGTCGTGCAGCTGGTACGAAGAAGATACAGGTAGGGACGATGGGGCCACCAGCAATGATGATGCACCATAGCCCATCAAAGGAGGCAATGTACTAGATTCAAGGAAGCCATGTTGCTCCTCTTCTCCCATGGACATCGGCATGGGAATGACGTACGACGACACCACTACCTTCTTGAGTCCAGTGCTCTTATGGAATATCGTGCAAACCACATACTCCTCCTACCAACATACATAAACTAAATTAGTGCAAATCAACTATGTCCAGTAGCTAGTTAGTACGTACGGACGTGCTCATGAATCATGAGTACTACTAGCGTGTGTTTAAATTCCTTGGAAGATGTATTAATGGCTGTGGCGGTGGTGATGTCAATGGGTTGACCAGTTGTTCCTTGTTTTTCACTCTCGAGCCTATACTCATGCATGACCCAGTTGGTTTTCTCCCCCCTAGGCGCCCTTCCCTTGTAGAAGACCAACATCTACAATTTTAGTGGATCATAGACACAAAAACTGCGGTTTCATGGCCAAACACTGGAAAGCACAACCTATGAAGATGGTGCTTTTTTCCTGAGCCACACATGGGTTTCTAGCTAGAGCACAGCCAAGCCTTTGCTCAGCTAGGATTCTTGTAGGACGGAAGCAAACCGAAAGCAGGGAAACAGCCAAATCATGAACAAAAGTAAAGGTTCATGAACATCTACAATTTTAATGGATCATAGACACAAAAACTGAGAGATGAGGTCCTTCTCTCTCATTATAACCGTAAACTCAGGAGTTTTTTTGTTCGCACTGTTCACAAGCACGAGTTCCACTAAATTGATTCTCGGGTGCTTCGTAATCATAAAGAAGAGGAGGCTACCTCCTTTTGTAAAAAAAAGTGTAAGTGATATTCTTGACAATGGACGAAGTCGACCATCGAGCATATGCCTATTTTGTATGGAAGATCATTACCATTGGCATCATGGGTGGTGATGCCTGACGATAGTCTCGTTGAATGACACTAAGCTTTTGTAGGAAATATATCATGGGACGGTAAATACAAGGCTAGTAATTGCTCGGATCAGCCGGATATTCCTCGATGGAACAACCATTCACTTGTTTCGCATGGGCGACATGGAAGCATTAAGTCCAATGCCACCAAAAAAATGAAAGAGGTAGGCCCAAAGGCCAAGAGGTAAGAAAATGATTGCAtaattttaaaatatgttttacAAAATGTTGTGACATTTAACAATCTAGTTTCAAAAATGTTCGGTGACATTTTTGTAAAACATTTAAACAATGTAAAGAATGTTCTTAAACAATTTAAATAACATAAACATATTTTCTAGGAAAATATAAAAACTTAAAAGTGTTTGTCACATTTAAAAAAAAGGTTTAAATTTAATCAATGTTTGCGTGTATTTTTCAATGCTCATGGCATTTCTGAAAAATTTATAACatacattaaaaaatgttcaaagtgCACTCAGGAAAGTTTCAAGGTGTGTCTAGAAAATGTTctacatgtattcaaaaaatgattaacgtctttaaaaaaattcaacatGTATTTGCAAACAAATAACAGTTATTCATAAAAAagcaaacatgtatttgaaaaaatattcatcatgtatttggcaaatgttcaacgtgtatcagAAAATATTCTGTGTGTTAACGAGAACTGTAAAACTTATATTGAAAAGGCTGACTGTATATgtaaaaataataagaaaaatgcaaaagaaaaaaacTGTTACATACACAACAGAAACAAAGAAGAAGAAACACGCAAGTGAACTTCTAAAATTGGTCCAAACAGATCCATAGAAGTTTCCTATAAGCTCTTTGTTACGTTGGGCTCGCCCATTAGCTGCAGCGGTAAAGGCGTGTTGGAAGACATACCGTTTGCGGTTGAGGCAAGTCGTCGCCCAAACGCATTGGGCGTGGCGCAACTCAACCGAGATGTTGTCGCTAGTACTGTACTGAGCTGATTGATTTATTTTTGTACACTATAATGTTTCTAGGAAGTTTTCTTCAACAAAAATCATCTGCAGTAGGAAATTTTTGAACATTATGAAATTGAAATGTATTATTTTTAACTTCTGTGAACTTTCTTTTTATTTAAACATGAACATTTTACAAATTTTCCGAAAATAAATTTTTGGAAACATGATAATTttaaaaaattatgaacattttaggAAAATAATCAATATTATTTAATTCTTTGTGAACATTTTGTTCAAAATTGAGCacttattttatatattttttaaacaCATGAACATTTATTTAAACATGAACGGTTTTCTTTAAAATATATATTTCGAacttgatgatttttttaaaagtatttcaaataaaaaataaaaggtaaagctAAAATCGATAGagaaaacaaatagaaaaaaaaAAGTAAAAGGAAATTAAATAGACATGAATCGAAGAAAACCTGAATAGTTAATGTGGCTGGACCTAGGTTTACTCAACACTTTGAACCAGTATGCATCAAATGGGATTGTGTGCGAGCGTACATGTGACTACATAGTTGCAGGGCTAGTAATAGCCACTCTTTGGCTCCTCTGGTTCGACATAAACTGGGTTCCAATGGTTCCCGCAAATTATTTTTCAACTAGTCATGTGGACATGCCGGACATCATGTATCCTCAAGAAAAAAAACTCACACATTATCCTTGATGCTTTGCTTCCTGTCGAAGAAACCTCATGAAAGAAGTGAGATGTTACAGTAGATggatttttttcgaaaagggggagcTCCCNNNNNNNNNNNNNNNNNNNNNNNNNNNNNNNNNNNNNNNNNNNNNNNNNNNNNNNNNNNNNNNNNNNNNNNNNNNNNNNNNNNNNNNNNNNNNNNNNNNNNNNNNNNNNNNNNNNNNNNNNNNNNNNNNNNNNNNNNNNNNNNNNNNNNNNNNNNNNNNNNNNNNNNNNNNNNNNNNNNNNNNNNNNNNNNNNNNNNNNNNNNNNNNNNNNNNNNNNNNNNNNNNNNNNNNNNNNNNNNNNNNNNNNNNNNNNNNNNNNNNNNNNNNNNNNNNNNNNNNNNNNNNNNNNNNNNNNNNNNNNNNNNNNNNNNNNNNNNNNNNNNNNNNNNNNNNNNNNNNNNNNNNNNNNNNNNNNNNNNNNNNNNNNNNNNNNNNNNNNNNNNNNNNNNNNNNNNNNNNNNNNNNNNNNNNATCTAATGCATTTCTTAATTTTCCAAAGTGGAAGTAAGCGTTCATATGGTGGATGGAAATCCCACTAGGTTGGTGCATGACCAAAATTTGTTTCCAAATAAAATACACATATGTAATTCACAATAATACATTTAGTCAAATATTCAAAattaaataaaatagtttattgCACATAGGTTTAATACATGCATGGTGTACACACTGCTAGGTAGTTTGGAACACATGCAAATGTAGCTAGGTACCACCGGTGGGTGGCATATACAAGCCAGTACACATACACACAATACTAGCACAAAAAAGAGGCAAAGTCAAGCCAAGCAATGCATACAAACTCTCTTCTCACACACAAAAATAAAATGAGGTGCaaaccaatatatatatatatatatatatatatatatatatatatatatgtgtgtgtgtgtgtgtgtgtgtgtggcggtaTATACTGATCGATCTTCTGATAGTATATATATTAGTACTTGGATCATCTGATTATCAGTACTTCCACATGCCATCCGTACCCATGTTCACTGATGAGATCTCTTCAGCAGTTGTTGCAACGTCGTTGCTGCTCAACCTGGCCAAAGTATCCTCCTGCGACACTATGGATGATGGCCCGCTCCCAGGCTCGACCCCGATCATGAGGCCCTCATCTGCACCTATCTGCATCTGCATCGGCATTTGAAtcatgtgttgttgttgttgctgctgctgttggtggTCATGGTGGTAGAACGACACCAACGGTCGTGGTGGGGTAGCCATATTCTGGTAGTGGTGGTTCCCGAAGTAGCGGTCGTTCATCATCAGGAGCACCGCAGTACCCATCATTGACGATCTGGCCCCAGTGTCATGCAGCTGGTACGAAGAAGATGCAGGTAGGGACGATGGGGGCACCAGCGATGATGATGCACCATAGCCCATGAAAGGAGGCAATGTACCGGATTCAAGGAAGCCATGTTGCTCCTCTCCTCCCATGGACATTGGCATGGGAATAGCGTACGACGACATCACTACCTTCTTGAGTCCAGTGCTCTTATGGAATATCCTGCAAACCACATACTCCTCCTACCAACATACATAAACTAAATCAGTGCAAATCAACTATGTATAGTAGCTAGCTAGTACGTACGGACGTGTTCATGAATCATGAGTACTACTAGCGTGTGTTTAAATACCTTGGAAGATGCATTAATGGCCGTGGCGGTGGTGATGTCGATGGGTAGACTAGGTGTTCCTTGTTTTCCACTCTCGAGCCTATACTCGTGCATGACCCAGTTGGTCTTCTCCCCCCTAGGCGCCCTACCCTTGTAGAAGACCAACGTCTTCTTCATGCCGATGAGACTTGTGGTCGCGTGGTGGAAGATCTCCTTGTCCTTTCCAGTGGCCTTCCAGTAGCCGGCGGTCGTGGCTCGGTTGGTCCGTATACCGGTGGGGTACTTGCGGTCCTTTTGGGAGAAGAAGTACCACTCCTTCTCCCCCATTTTCGCCTTCTCGGGGAGTTCCCATGGCTCGCATTTGTTCAGGTCCACCTCCCCGACCGCTATGGGGTCGAATGCTTTGTTCAACACCTTAGGGACTAGGTAGGAGGTGATGATCTCCACATCCGTCGGGTGAAACCTGAACCCCTGAGGGAACTTTAGTTGTTGCCGCTGAACTTGAAGGTGGTCGGCCATGGCGGAGGCTCTCTGGGAAATTGGTTCTAGGGTGGCGCAAGTATTGGGGGAAACGATGGAGATTTGTGTAACTACAAAAGGAATTCAATGATATCTAGGGATATGAGAGGAGATGCTTAAATAGAGTGAATGCTTGTGCTAGCAAGTCACTTACTAGAGAAGCCTTGACGTTTTATGTGCTTTGTTTAATTTGTCCCTACTGAAAGTGGATGGATGGATgtttagatagatagatagatatagatagatagctCCCTTGCCTTTACAACTGTGTGTTGTTTATCTTGCTATGGGGCCATGCCTAGGTGGTGACAAGTGCTAGGTTTCTCGAACCTCCCAAGCCATGTCATGCCAAATTGAACACCTTTGATTTTGTTCTCATTCTTGTTAATGTATGCATATGCATTCCTCATGCTCTGCTTGTCTCATGTTCATGGAAAGTGTGTGCTTCTGTTGTTGTTGCTTGGCTTTAGGGGCGAACCCAGAAGAAAAGTGACCCGTTGCCCACATATACACCATATACAGATGGATACCTATATGCATAGAATTAACACGCTAGAATAATATAAAAAGCCGAGCAGTAAAATTGCTTACCAAAATGAACAAGCATAAATGACTAGTTGGTGGATTATCACTTGGTCAATATAATGGGCCAACATTAATTGGGGTCTTCGTATTTCTAAGAATCATCTTCATAAATTCCTCTAAAATGTGTCTGTTGTTATATTAGCACAAGTGTGCAACGAGTTATGTTATTTATGTTTGTAGATGCAAAATTAGAAACAACAAAATAGAACATATTGATTAAACTATACGTTTATGAAGTTAAACTTAACGGACAATGGGTCTTACTATCATTGTTTGTGGACAAGAATGATCCAACTAGAAGTGAATCAATCAAGAAAAGTGAAAaattaaagcaacttgtttcttagtTGTAATGCCCTTGAACATAAGCCCTACAATTTAGAGAACAAGAATGAGGCAAAATTAAATAATTATAATAGCTTTAATTTTAAAAATCCTAGCCATACAATTTAGAGAAAGGTAACTAGACAAAATTAAGATACGTAAATGTCCTTTGAATATACACCAACCTACAGGTCGTAGTAGCAATCTAGCGCAGCGGCAAGCGTTGGCAATTGGCTTCCACTGAGCGGATGATGCGGGTCGCTCAGCTTTTTACTGCTCGGCGTTTTATAATATTATTGTGTGTTAATTCTATGCATATTATCGGAAATTGGcaatggctcctaggtgcatatgcacccattgtctaaatacacattttaaaaaattgaaaaattccgaataaaaatcccgcgtgtatatccggacattctatGTGCATGCACAAAGTTTTCGGCGGAAAACGAGGtcttttgtggcttgtgtaaaaaagacaatttctgatgcttcattacaactattcattttgcatttctttatcttttttactcatgccacaaaaaacgtcgttttcaccgaaactttgtgcatgcacatagaatgtccggatatatccgcgggatttttgttccgaatttgtcaacttttcaaaatgtgtatttagacaatggatgcatatgcacctaggagccaaaacatCGCGTCCGCGTATTACTGCTTGGTATCCACCCATATATGGTGTATATTTTGGCACCGGGTCATTTTTGTTCTAGGTCAACCCTAAAGCCAGGCAATAACAAAAGAAGCACACACTTTCCATGCAGATGAGACGAGGAGAGCATGAGGGATGCATATGCATACATTAACAAGAATAAGAACAAAATCAAAGGTGTTTCAATTTGGCATGACATGGCTTGGAGAGGTTCGAGAAACCTAACACTTGTCACCACCTAGGCATGCCTCACATAGCAGGATAAACAATGCACATCTGTAAAGACAATGGagctatatctatctatctatatctctcGCTAAACATCCATCCATCCACTATCAGCAGGGACAAATTAAGCAAAGTCATATAACGTCAAAGCTTGTCTCGCAAGTGCCTTGCTAGTACAAGCAATCACTCCTATTTAAGCAACTCCTCTCATACCAGCGCACGTAATAAAGACTAGAGCAACGCACAGGAGGAGATTGATCCAGAGCTAGACTACACGCACCCTCCAATCGATCCAAAAATCAGAGCTACTACTGCTAATTGGGCTGCAGACCGCGCCTTATGTCCAAATCCGAAGTATACCAGTGTCCAAGCCCATCTGAGCTATACATACATAACGCAAATGCAAATCCTACCTGGTTCCCGTGACACCGCCCAACCCTACATGGGTCCGCCCCTGCTTGGCTTTGTGATGCAAAGTAAACAAATGTTTTTTTTAATCTACCAATGTAAACATTCCATCATATGCATACAAATTATATACAGCCTTTGTAGGTGAAATCTGCTAGTTTACATACTTCATATACTATATATAGCCTATGTGAATTTACACAAAAACCGTGTGTGTTCTCTAAACAATGTGTGACAGGGAAAGAAGCATGGATGATTTAGCATCTTGCATATGTGGTGGTGCCCACAAGTGTGAGTAACAATTATGTCAGTCTCTCTCATGTGTCCTCCCATGAAAACAACATCGCTCGATAGATTACTGATGTCAACTACGCAATTTTATTTTTGTAGATTCGTGTTGGGCCTCCacgcacagagttttgtaggacagtagcaatttttcctcaagtgaatgacctaagatttatcaatccgtgggaggcgtaggatgaagatggtctctctcaaacaaccctgcaaccaaatacaaaaatctcttgtgtccccaacacacctaatacaatggcaaattgtataggtgcactagttcggcgaagagatggtgataaaagtgtaatatggatggtacaaatatatttttataatatgaataaataaaaacagcaaggtagcaaatagtaaacgggcaccaaaacggtattgcaatgcttgaaaatgaggcctagggtccgtactttcactagtgcaatctctcaacagtgctaatataattagatcatataaccacccctcaaagtgcaacgaagaatcactccaaagttcctatctaccgaagaacataagacggaattttttgtagggtacgaaaccaccacaaagctattctttctgatcaatatatcctagagttcgtactaaaataacacgaagctattcttttcgatcgatctaaccaagagtccgtactaaaattacaccaaagcaaattcagattcataatattcaatccatcacaaagaacttcaaagagtgccccaagatttctattaaagaaacaaagacaagaacgtgcttcaacccctatgcatagattaccccaatgtcacctcgggaatcggtgagttgagtgccaaaacatatatcaagtgaatcaatacgataccccattgtcaccacgagtattcaaatGCAGGACATATATCAAAAGttgtcaaatccataaaagtattcaattcgataacaacggaatctcaaagggaaaaactcaattcatcacaacaagatagagaggggaaaacaccatatgatccgactatagtaacaaagcctacgacagagagagattaaacacatagctactgatacaaacccttggccccgagggtggactactccctcctcatcgtggtggccaccgggataatgaagatggccaccggtgatgatttccccctccggtagggcgccggaacagggtctagattggtttttggtggctacagagccttgcggcggcggaacttctgatctagattAACCctaagggtttttggaatatttgtgaatttatagggtaaagagggggtgcggaagGCCACCAAGgtgccaccaaggtgggcacaactgagggagtcctggactaaggggtcctcgggcgttcgccCTGTTATCTATGgaccagactgatgggctgtgaagatatgaagaccgaagacggtGCCCacgtccagatgggactctccttggcgtggaaggcaagcttggcgaacaactatgaggattccatattatgtaactgactctatgtaaccctagatcccccggtgtctatataaaccggagggtttagtccgaataggatatactcaataccttagtcatacaggctagacctctagggtttagctattacgatctcgtggtagatcaagtcttgtaacactcatattcatcaagatcaatcaagcaagaagtagggtattacctccatagagagggcccgaacctgggtaaacatcgtgtcccctgtctcatgttaccatcaaccttagacgcacagttcgggaccccctacccaagatccgccggttttgacatcgacattggtgctttcattaagagttccactgtgccgtcatcgcAGAGGTTGATGGCTTGACTTATCGTCAAGGAAAATATTACCTCTGGAGGagctctggcctcaggccaaaccctctggctgggcAATTTTACCATGATCGCCCGCTCGGCCTCTGAGCCagcgacgatgacctctcgagtcatcaaaaAACGCATCTGCGTTGATTCTGAATATGCTAAATGGATGGATCCGACGGAGCTATCATCTTTGaatgaactcctagatcgcattaccgccttgggagtcgctacagactacgatcagattgggcttaaacccaaccagagagagattaattctccaccgatcacccaccagatagcggcagtcgaggagcaagataacccttcctctatattgaggacgaattatgttcggatctccgacctCAAGAAGCCGGACACCTACCGGCAGAAGGACACGCCTTGCCCTCCGAACTTAGAGTCGGACGGTAGGCTTCAAAAATCAGAAGACACTCCGGAGCCTGGACTATTCAGTCTGGAAAAACCTCAGACTCCAGATcatcgatcgggtcagggttcagatccaattccacccacccacccacacataAGTGCTCTCACAAGCACAAAATAGCAGTCTCGAGAAacagtccaccacttctgggccagatttctccttgtcaaggacaaggtcaaggattgccgcgacgaggacgcgatatcagcgttCCACAATAACTGCATGAACGAAGGACTCCTCAACACCATTAATCGCCGCCAcatactacacttcgctgacttggcaactattgtACAGAAGTACAACGCAATGGAGAGCGCTTGGAGAGATCACACAGTCTGGGAGCTATCAGCCCCAACTCAACCATTGGTCCAGGCAAAAAGGGTGCACCCCAGTAATGCGCCCAGACCAATAGCCAAGAAATACAAACCCATTACGTGGCACGGAACCGTTTTGGAGGGATggcttgatgccccctgcaaaatacacatcacatcggatactataccaacccacagccttagagcatgttggatactccagtaGGTAGCCAAAAATGGCGAGGGCATCCTCACCAAGGACATcccagagcaacaccctccagaagacgacgAAGCCAGAgtactgacagtctttgagacattcacttcaaacaataggtgcaaaagggcactccgcgaactcgccgaagtctgccagatTGCAACAATAAACTCCTGGAATGACACAACGATAACCTTTAACGCTGGCGACGAACTAAAATACAGGACAGTCTGAGCACCAGCTgccttggtcctcagcccaattgtggatggctttcggctcaccaaggttctcatggacagcggcagcggactgaacctcatctatgaggatacaatacgaaaaatggaaatagacaggagccgcattgagcaaagcagcacgaccttccgaggaatcattcccagtcgggaggcacggtgtgcaggaaaaatcacactcgacgtggtatttggCACGTCGGAGAACtaccggtccgaagaaataaccttccaggtggcccccttcaacagcggatatcacgccctcttggggcgagatgcattcacgcaataccgcattacgggtacatgaagcttaagattcccgggcccaacggcataatcactctagttagtgatccggacatagcactccacgccgagaaTAAAACTGtgtccctggcc
The sequence above is drawn from the Triticum aestivum cultivar Chinese Spring chromosome 7A, IWGSC CS RefSeq v2.1, whole genome shotgun sequence genome and encodes:
- the LOC123150585 gene encoding NAC domain-containing protein 26; this encodes MADHLQVQRQQLKFPQGFRFHPTDVEIITSYLVPKVLNKAFDPIAVGEVDLNKCEPWELPEKAKMGEKEWYFFSQKDRKYPTGIRTNRATTAGYWKATGKDKEIFHHATTSLIGMKKTLVFYKGRAPRGEKTNWVMHEYRLESGKQGTPSLPIDITTATAINASSKEEYVVCRIFHKSTGLKKVVMSSYAIPMPMSMGGEEQHGFLESGTLPPFMGYGASSSLVPPSSLPASSSYQLHDTGARSSMMGTAVLLMMNDRYFGNHHYQNMATPPRPLVSFYHHDHQQQQQQQQHMIQMPMQMQIGADEGLMIGVEPGSGPSSIVSQEDTLARLSSNDVATTAEEISSVNMGTDGMWKY